The nucleotide sequence AGAAAActagttgctatttcctcctccaggggatcttcccgacccaaggattgaatccaagtctcttgtgtttctggcattggcaagcagattcttttaccgctgCGACACCTGGGCCTGGAAATAAATCTACTCACTCGTAAGGCCTTTTGATTGTTCACAATAGAACAAAGTACCATGGGCAGAAGTGTGTTATCAGAATTAATCAAAGGCTGTCCAGATTGCTGGGCCTCACATTTAATGTCTGTCCACGTCATACACTCTTCAAGCACCATTTCCTCTGGTATTGAACtctgttccatttatttatttttgaagacaGCCTGTCATCCTTACTCTCTCATATTTATAGGGacactgcttgctgctgctaagtcacttcagtcgtgtctgactctgtgcgaccccatagacggcagcccaccaggcttccccgtccctgggattctccaggcaagaacaatggagtgggttgccatttccttcttccaatgcatgaaagtgaaaagtgaaagtgaagttgctcagttgtgtccgactcttcgcgaacCCATGGatttgcagcctaccaggctcctccatccatgggattttccaggcaagagtactggagtggggtgccatcgcctcctCCGATGGGGACACTGGTATACTCTATTTTCTTCACACCAGATTCCAGTTTTCCCCTCACCCATGAGATGACCATTTCTAGAGAATATAGGTCAGATACGTACCTGAGTGTAATGGCCACAGACTTTGTTGCATTTCCGAGTCTTGAAATCATAGTATTTAACTTCATCGTACCAGGCTGTGATGGCTGAAGACACAGAAAAAATGGATAGAGACCCAGTCCAGAGGTTTTCTCCCAGTGAAGTGAAATTTGGGTGCAGCTTGTAGGGTGGTTTCAACTGTTTGTTGTGTGCAAACTCACAATGGCTTGCCCATGCTTTTGCAATCTGAGCTAGTAGTGGGTCCCATGTCTGCAGAAATAAATAGGAAAGAGTAGGAGGGTCAAGCCTGCAACTCATACAACACTGCAACCAGAGCGGGAATTTGCGTGGGAGGCGAGGTGCCACGTCTGGAAAGGAGAAGGACCATAGAGACGGAGTTCCTCCACTTGTGGAGGATCCTATTATAGTCTTTAAGTTTTCACTAGGGTTCCTGGGAGACATGATAATCTGGTATCAAGGAATTTAGAATCAAGGAGAGTGACACAGACCAACATTTCACTCTAGGCCAATTATGTTGCAAAATAATATATGCTGGTTTCACATATTTTCTACAATTTTCATACCCCAAATAGCCCCTCTACTAACAGGCTCCAAGAGGTTAAAAACCAGGCCAAAACCATAGACCCAGGATTTAAACTCAAGCCTGATGAAAATCCTAGCCTTTCCCTTGGATCCCCTGCTGCCCTCCTGAGAAAGCCAGCACTCTGCCAGCAATAACAAAAAAAGTTGAACAATGAAACAACAAAACCTCACGAAAATtaacagccccccacccccccaaaaaaaaaaaaaaaaaaaaagagagagagagagagaactaaatTCCTGAGACCCGAGGAAAGGAAGTGCCCTAAAAGAGAAGTAAAACATACTAGCTGAACTTCCTTATAACAAGAATTGAGAAGGCAGAGCAAAACTGGGTTTGCTTTGATCACAGGTGGTGAAATTACTGCACACTTTCATCACAGAAGAAAATGATCCCAGGGTTACCAAGCATTcaccacccaaagcaatccacATCCCTTGTTTTTGACTGATTTCTGCAACAAGCACTGAAGTTTTCTTACCATGTACAGCATATCACTGGCTGCTGGAGTCACTGACGATCGGAACTTGTTGTGCATTCGAACACAGTCTTTgataaaaacttcatttttgaTATCTGGCAAAGTATTTGCTGGAGCGGAAGAACTGGAGACCACAGAGagcatccaggctgtcacagcaAATGTGACTTGCGAGCTCAGACTGTCTGACATGGTGCCCCAGGGGCTGGAATCCAGAAACACTGTAGGTTCCGAGGGTGTGTGAGTCAGCTTTGCAAAGCACAGCAGACTTCGGCTTTGAGCAAACGGAAAGCAAAACATGAGTTCACCACGAGTTTGAAGAAAACCATTTCTCCATATATGGTTTGTGGCTCATTTTGTGCCCTTAACCCCGTCTTTTCGGTGATTCTT is from Bubalus bubalis isolate 160015118507 breed Murrah chromosome 4, NDDB_SH_1, whole genome shotgun sequence and encodes:
- the GLIPR1 gene encoding glioma pathogenesis-related protein 1 isoform X2, whose amino-acid sequence is MSDSLSSQVTFAVTAWMLSVVSSSSAPANTLPDIKNEVFIKDCVRMHNKFRSSVTPAASDMLYMTWDPLLAQIAKAWASHCEFAHNKQLKPPYKLHPNFTSLGENLWTGSLSIFSVSSAITAWYDEVKYYDFKTRKCNKVCGHYTQVVWADSYKVGCAVHFCPRVSGFEALLNGAHFICNYGPAGNYPTWPYKKGSRCSACPRNDKCLDNLCINPQRDKVTRYYSTVFPDWPIFPRDRYTSLFLIILSPILILSVIIIIWAKGKYPHLFTLK